Proteins found in one Bacillus subtilis subsp. subtilis str. 168 genomic segment:
- the cimH gene encoding citrate/malate/H+ symporter (Evidence 1a: Function from experimental evidences in the studied strain; PubMedId: 11566984, 12525174, 15849754, 16850406, 22720735; Product type t : transporter) gives MGELQTHMQLQTDTIHEGVRKENWFAKAMNIKVGIIPLPVYALLFILITVFVMHHDVKSDILTSIAVMAFFGFTFAQIGKSIPIVRSIGGPAILATFIPSAVVYYHLLPNDIVKSTTEFTENSNFLYLFIAGIVVGSILGMKRETLVKAFMKIFIPLIVGSVTAAIVGLAVGTLLGLGFQHTLLYIVIPIMAGGVGEGAIPLSIGYSDIMPISQGEAFALVLPSIMLGSLCAIILAGLLNRIGKKKPEWTGNGKVDRSEEESPALEESQSGQQMFNLSLFASGGILAVSLYLVGMLAHDFFGFPAPVAMLLLAVLIKLFRLVPASIENGAFGVSRFFSTAVTYPLLFAIGVSMTPWDKLVAAFNLSNIITILSVVVTMMAVGFFTGKWLNMYPIETAIINACHSGQGGTGDVAILSAAERLELMPFAQVSTRIGGAITVSLTLLLLHQFY, from the coding sequence ATGGGAGAGCTTCAAACACACATGCAATTGCAAACGGATACAATTCACGAAGGGGTTCGAAAAGAGAATTGGTTTGCGAAAGCCATGAATATAAAAGTAGGCATCATACCGCTTCCTGTGTATGCCTTGCTGTTTATATTAATCACTGTTTTTGTTATGCATCACGATGTAAAAAGTGACATTTTGACATCCATTGCCGTCATGGCGTTTTTCGGGTTTACCTTTGCCCAAATCGGCAAATCGATACCGATTGTTCGTTCTATCGGCGGCCCGGCCATCCTAGCTACTTTTATTCCGTCCGCTGTCGTGTACTATCACCTGCTGCCTAATGATATCGTCAAATCCACCACAGAATTTACAGAAAACTCAAACTTTCTATATTTGTTTATCGCCGGTATTGTCGTCGGAAGCATTCTCGGCATGAAAAGAGAAACACTCGTAAAAGCATTCATGAAAATCTTTATTCCGCTTATTGTCGGTTCTGTCACAGCCGCTATTGTCGGACTGGCTGTCGGGACATTGCTCGGACTCGGATTTCAGCATACCCTGCTGTACATTGTCATTCCGATCATGGCTGGAGGAGTCGGAGAAGGCGCTATCCCGCTGTCCATCGGATATTCTGACATCATGCCCATTTCTCAAGGGGAAGCGTTTGCACTTGTTCTGCCATCGATTATGCTGGGCAGCTTGTGCGCGATTATTCTAGCGGGATTGCTGAACCGAATCGGAAAGAAAAAACCGGAATGGACAGGCAACGGCAAAGTGGACCGCTCCGAAGAAGAGTCCCCTGCGCTGGAGGAATCTCAAAGCGGACAGCAAATGTTCAACCTTTCTTTATTTGCGTCAGGCGGTATCCTTGCTGTTTCTTTATACTTAGTCGGCATGCTCGCTCACGATTTTTTCGGTTTTCCGGCACCCGTTGCCATGCTGTTACTGGCTGTTCTAATCAAGCTGTTCAGATTGGTGCCTGCCTCAATTGAAAATGGCGCGTTTGGAGTGTCCCGCTTCTTTTCAACAGCTGTGACCTACCCGCTTCTCTTTGCGATTGGGGTATCCATGACGCCGTGGGACAAGCTTGTCGCCGCTTTTAACCTCAGCAATATTATCACGATTCTGTCTGTCGTTGTGACCATGATGGCCGTTGGCTTCTTCACTGGAAAATGGCTGAACATGTATCCGATTGAAACCGCCATTATTAATGCATGCCATTCTGGGCAAGGCGGCACGGGTGACGTTGCCATTTTAAGCGCCGCTGAAAGGCTTGAGCTAATGCCTTTCGCCCAGGTGTCTACCCGCATCGGGGGCGCGATTACAGTATCCTTAACCTTATTGCTGCTGCACCAGTTTTATTGA
- the yxkI gene encoding putative membrane protease (Evidence 3: Putative function from multiple computational evidences; PubMedId: 16845009; Product type e: enzyme), translated as MPMGTHLFLFMLLGLGFYLISALAAKLIPAIDFWIDIVLWVGAAAYIFSHLSFMDGIVSLATMFYCYWTAMDLIVSERVEKPSGDWQEIELAKNKTRLLSDITLTAIVFAGAVIFFIYGPDTSPLKYVILLGMISGGGALVKRILNVFSVKVFYSAALEKLHISSHYETRTYPLSDLKNIQLESTADLLKLHPLLTMYSSRLDLTTSFQQVIKLSLPGETLFLTVKEPQKWKTILQEYTDAENNVDNVISVLPFYHRKNVKRLLGKLYFAASVKGVSAYALLVLALYALHASPWVMAVAVILYWVFNMYMSDRVLRAAMDAKSCHHPHVQAAADKIFRSAGISHVRIYETESDDYNGMAVGMNVGRSMVILTSATLTLPQRVIEGILAHEAIHIKKRDVLSSQLLRFLYLGAVVGIFLLFEQHITHPEAHKIALWAFIMAIIILFQLYQSFCSQWMEVRADNLGASLLDGGYKQMAEALRILAVRQDEDIQKQSAYSSEAGEDELQIDSLTRDKSWFFRLIDFQFAPHPPMYWRVGTLLSNKGHGVLKRWLRDRLKESITLK; from the coding sequence ATGCCTATGGGAACTCATCTATTTCTCTTTATGCTTCTCGGGCTGGGATTTTATTTGATATCAGCCCTAGCTGCAAAACTCATTCCGGCCATAGACTTCTGGATTGATATTGTTCTATGGGTCGGCGCTGCGGCTTACATCTTCTCTCATCTCTCATTCATGGACGGCATTGTCTCACTCGCGACAATGTTCTACTGCTATTGGACCGCAATGGATCTCATTGTTTCAGAGCGTGTGGAAAAACCTTCGGGAGACTGGCAGGAAATCGAGCTTGCCAAAAACAAAACACGCCTCCTGTCAGACATTACGCTGACCGCCATTGTGTTTGCAGGGGCTGTCATTTTTTTCATCTATGGACCTGACACAAGCCCTCTCAAATATGTGATCCTTCTCGGAATGATCTCCGGCGGAGGGGCACTTGTGAAGCGAATACTGAATGTTTTTAGCGTAAAGGTTTTTTATTCAGCAGCCTTAGAAAAATTGCATATCAGCTCACACTATGAAACCCGTACATACCCGCTTTCCGATTTGAAGAACATTCAGCTTGAATCAACAGCAGATCTCTTAAAGCTCCATCCGCTTCTGACGATGTATTCATCCCGTTTAGATTTGACAACAAGCTTTCAGCAAGTCATTAAACTGTCTCTTCCCGGCGAAACACTGTTTCTGACGGTGAAGGAACCGCAAAAATGGAAAACAATTCTTCAGGAATACACAGATGCAGAAAACAATGTGGACAATGTGATTTCTGTTTTGCCGTTTTATCATCGAAAAAATGTGAAGCGGCTGCTCGGTAAGCTTTATTTTGCCGCCAGCGTAAAAGGGGTATCCGCTTACGCCTTATTGGTGCTCGCGTTATACGCATTACACGCCTCTCCATGGGTCATGGCTGTTGCCGTAATCCTATATTGGGTATTCAACATGTATATGTCAGACCGTGTGTTGCGGGCGGCGATGGACGCCAAGTCTTGTCATCATCCGCATGTACAGGCCGCGGCCGATAAGATTTTCAGATCGGCCGGCATTTCCCATGTCCGCATATACGAAACGGAGAGTGATGATTACAACGGAATGGCAGTAGGCATGAATGTCGGGAGGTCAATGGTCATCCTGACAAGCGCCACACTAACACTTCCACAGCGTGTCATTGAAGGCATTCTGGCCCATGAGGCGATTCATATCAAAAAACGTGACGTTCTGTCATCACAGCTTTTGCGTTTTCTATATCTTGGAGCTGTCGTGGGGATTTTCCTCTTGTTTGAGCAGCATATCACCCATCCCGAGGCCCACAAAATTGCGCTTTGGGCTTTCATTATGGCAATCATTATCCTATTCCAGCTCTATCAATCCTTTTGTTCACAATGGATGGAGGTGCGTGCTGACAACCTTGGCGCATCATTGCTGGACGGCGGTTACAAACAAATGGCTGAAGCCTTGAGAATCTTGGCGGTTCGGCAAGATGAGGATATACAGAAACAAAGTGCCTATAGCTCTGAAGCAGGTGAAGACGAGCTTCAAATTGATTCTCTCACCCGTGATAAAAGCTGGTTTTTCAGATTGATTGATTTTCAGTTCGCTCCTCATCCTCCTATGTATTGGCGTGTCGGCACTTTATTGTCAAACAAAGGACATGGGGTGCTAAAGCGCTGGCTCAGAGACCGACTGAAAGAATCGATCACTTTGAAATGA
- the yxzE gene encoding putative bacteriocin (Evidence 3: Putative function from multiple computational evidences; PubMedId: 16845009; Product type f: factor): MIVIILLFISIIVFLSVIQPQPSKNKSRQQADSGYFGYSDHSSHHDGCSSDGGFSDSGCGGGGGGD; this comes from the coding sequence GTGATTGTGATCATCTTATTGTTTATATCTATTATTGTTTTTCTTTCAGTCATTCAGCCGCAGCCCTCGAAAAACAAAAGCCGCCAGCAGGCGGACAGCGGGTATTTCGGTTATTCAGATCATAGCTCACACCATGATGGATGCAGCAGTGACGGAGGTTTCAGCGATTCCGGCTGTGGCGGCGGAGGGGGCGGCGATTAA
- the yxkH gene encoding putative exported polysaccharide deacetylase, lipoprotein (Evidence 3: Putative function from multiple computational evidences; PubMedId: 22277649; Product type e: enzyme) produces the protein MKRLFLSIFLLGSCLALAACADQEANAEQPMPKAEQKKPEKKAVQVQKKEDDTSAWIKTEKPAKLPILMYHSISSGNSLRVPKKEFEAHMKWLHDNGYQTLTPKEASLMLTQDKKPSEKCVLITFDDGYTDNYQDAYPVLKKYGMKATIFMIGKSIGHKHHLTEEQMKEMAQHGISIESHTIDHLELNGLTPQQQQSEMADSKKLFDNMFHQQTTIISYPVGRYNEETLKAAEKTGYQMGVTTEPGAASRDQGMYALHRVRVSPGMSGSAFGAYIESMK, from the coding sequence ATGAAACGATTGTTTTTAAGCATCTTTCTTTTGGGCAGCTGTTTGGCTCTTGCGGCTTGTGCTGATCAAGAGGCGAATGCAGAGCAGCCGATGCCAAAAGCGGAACAAAAGAAACCGGAAAAAAAGGCAGTACAAGTTCAGAAAAAAGAAGACGATACATCCGCATGGATCAAAACAGAGAAACCGGCAAAGCTGCCGATTTTGATGTACCACAGCATTTCTTCAGGAAACAGCCTCCGTGTGCCAAAGAAAGAATTCGAGGCGCATATGAAGTGGCTTCATGATAACGGCTATCAGACATTAACGCCGAAAGAGGCATCTCTCATGCTGACGCAGGATAAAAAACCGAGTGAGAAGTGCGTGCTGATCACATTTGATGACGGGTACACCGACAATTATCAAGATGCGTATCCGGTGCTGAAAAAGTACGGGATGAAGGCAACGATTTTTATGATCGGCAAATCGATCGGACATAAGCACCATCTGACAGAGGAACAAATGAAGGAAATGGCACAGCACGGCATATCGATTGAAAGCCATACGATTGACCACCTTGAGCTGAACGGATTAACGCCTCAACAGCAGCAAAGTGAGATGGCTGATTCGAAAAAGCTGTTCGACAACATGTTTCATCAGCAAACCACCATCATCAGCTATCCGGTAGGGCGCTACAATGAGGAGACGCTGAAGGCCGCTGAAAAAACAGGCTATCAAATGGGCGTGACGACAGAACCGGGCGCGGCTTCGAGAGACCAGGGAATGTATGCCCTCCATCGTGTGCGCGTGTCCCCAGGCATGTCAGGCTCGGCTTTTGGTGCGTACATCGAATCAATGAAATAA
- the msmX gene encoding multiple sugar (maltodextrins) transporter ATP-binding protein (Evidence 1a: Function from experimental evidences in the studied strain; PubMedId: 16707683; Product type t: transporter) yields the protein MAELRMEHIYKFYDQKEPAVDDFNLHIADKEFIVFVGPSGCGKSTTLRMVAGLEEISKGDFYIEGKRVNDVAPKDRDIAMVFQNYALYPHMTVYDNIAFGLKLRKMPKPEIKKRVEEAAKILGLEEYLHRKPKALSGGQRQRVALGRAIVRDAKVFLMDEPLSNLDAKLRVQMRAEIIKLHQRLQTTTIYVTHDQTEALTMATRIVVMKDGKIQQIGTPKDVYEFPENVFVGGFIGSPAMNFFKGKLTDGLIKIGSAALTVPEGKMKVLREKGYIGKEVIFGIRPEDIHDELIVVESYKNSSIKAKINVAELLGSEIMIYSQIDNQDFIARIDARLDIQSGDELTVAFDMNKGHFFDSETEVRIR from the coding sequence ATGGCTGAATTGCGGATGGAGCACATTTATAAATTTTATGATCAGAAGGAACCGGCGGTTGATGACTTTAACCTTCATATTGCCGATAAGGAATTTATCGTATTCGTCGGCCCGTCCGGCTGCGGGAAATCAACGACGCTGCGAATGGTCGCAGGACTTGAAGAAATTTCGAAAGGTGATTTTTATATTGAAGGAAAACGGGTCAATGATGTAGCGCCAAAGGACAGGGATATCGCGATGGTATTTCAGAACTACGCGCTTTATCCGCATATGACGGTCTACGATAATATCGCGTTCGGGCTCAAGCTTCGGAAAATGCCGAAGCCTGAAATCAAAAAAAGAGTCGAAGAAGCCGCTAAAATTCTCGGGCTTGAGGAATATTTGCACCGTAAACCGAAAGCGCTGTCAGGCGGACAGAGACAGCGGGTTGCGCTGGGCCGGGCAATCGTGCGGGATGCAAAGGTGTTCCTGATGGATGAGCCTTTGTCAAACCTGGACGCGAAGCTGAGGGTGCAAATGCGGGCGGAAATCATTAAGCTCCACCAGAGATTGCAGACTACAACGATTTATGTGACGCATGACCAGACAGAAGCGCTGACAATGGCGACACGGATTGTAGTCATGAAAGATGGGAAAATTCAGCAGATCGGGACGCCGAAGGATGTATATGAATTCCCTGAAAACGTCTTTGTCGGCGGGTTTATCGGATCACCGGCGATGAATTTTTTCAAAGGAAAGCTCACGGATGGCTTAATCAAAATCGGTTCTGCGGCATTAACCGTCCCGGAAGGAAAAATGAAAGTGCTGCGTGAAAAAGGCTACATCGGCAAAGAGGTCATCTTCGGCATCCGTCCTGAGGATATACATGATGAATTGATTGTCGTGGAATCATATAAGAACTCTTCGATTAAGGCGAAAATTAATGTTGCAGAGCTGCTCGGTTCTGAAATTATGATTTATTCGCAGATAGACAACCAAGACTTTATTGCGCGGATCGACGCCCGCCTCGATATTCAATCGGGCGATGAGCTGACGGTTGCATTTGATATGAATAAAGGCCATTTCTTTGACAGTGAGACAGAAGTGAGAATCCGATAA
- the yxkF gene encoding transcriptional regulator (regulates yxkF-msmX expression) (Evidence 1a: Function from experimental evidences in the studied strain; PubMedId: 10746760; Product type r: regulator), giving the protein MKSLLAIYPGSIVSEELCIREGCLCFFDESNQRYISIPKTEISEKEVLVLQSFLTPADEGNQLSMKSPEENKWFSFLFSRGELPAYIKKRTRFVHFHLFGKIERTSFTEAVRHFWPVSFVIVWIHEDRGVIVEQESEAAAEKDELESLAKVLESDFYFSVRFYAGRFYEPDECLRKHYAREQAYFLFAEKRLPQVQSVTFEMIFPFLLLETEKEKLETLLSEEAELLFGSESELRKTIKLFIENNSNVTLTAKKLHLHRNSLQYRIDKFIERSGIDIKSYKGALLAYFICLQNESSE; this is encoded by the coding sequence ATGAAATCGCTGCTGGCTATTTATCCCGGTTCGATTGTGTCTGAGGAGCTTTGCATAAGGGAAGGCTGTCTATGTTTTTTTGATGAGAGCAATCAGAGATATATCTCCATTCCGAAAACAGAGATCAGTGAAAAAGAAGTATTGGTGCTGCAGTCATTTTTGACGCCTGCGGATGAGGGCAATCAACTGTCTATGAAATCACCTGAGGAAAACAAGTGGTTTTCGTTCCTTTTTTCCAGAGGGGAATTGCCGGCGTATATAAAGAAACGGACGAGATTTGTTCACTTTCATTTATTCGGCAAAATAGAAAGGACGTCCTTTACGGAAGCGGTTCGCCATTTTTGGCCGGTGTCTTTTGTGATTGTGTGGATCCATGAGGACAGAGGTGTGATTGTCGAGCAGGAAAGTGAAGCGGCGGCGGAGAAGGACGAACTGGAATCGCTCGCTAAGGTTCTTGAAAGTGATTTCTACTTCAGTGTCCGTTTTTACGCCGGAAGATTTTACGAGCCGGATGAGTGTCTGCGAAAACATTACGCTCGTGAACAGGCGTATTTCCTGTTTGCTGAAAAACGGCTGCCTCAGGTGCAGAGTGTGACCTTTGAGATGATCTTTCCTTTTCTATTATTAGAAACAGAAAAAGAAAAACTGGAAACACTGCTCTCTGAAGAAGCTGAGCTTTTATTTGGAAGTGAATCTGAGCTAAGGAAGACCATTAAGCTGTTTATTGAAAACAACTCAAACGTCACATTAACAGCGAAAAAGCTGCATCTGCATCGCAACAGCCTGCAATATCGGATTGATAAATTTATTGAGCGGTCAGGGATAGATATCAAATCGTACAAAGGCGCGCTTCTTGCCTATTTTATCTGCCTGCAAAATGAAAGTTCAGAATAA
- the aldY gene encoding putative aldehyde dehydrogenase (Evidence 3: Putative function from multiple computational evidences; PubMedId: 10482513; Product type e: enzyme), protein MSFETLNKSFINGKWTGGESGRTEDILNPYDQSVITTASLATGKQLEDAFDIAQKAQKEWAKSTTEDRKAVLQKARGYLHENRDDIIMMIARETGGTIIKSTIELEQTIAILDEAMTYTGELGGVKEVPSDIEGKTNKIYRLPLGVISSISPFNFPMNLSMRSIAPAIALGNSVVHKPDIQTAISGGTIIAKAFEHAGLPAGVLNVMLTDVKEIGDGMLTNPIPRLISFTGSTAVGRHIGEIAGRAFKRMALELGGNNPFAVLSDADVDRAVDAAIFGKFIHQGQICMIINRIIVHQDVYDEFVEKFTARVKQLPYGDQTDPKTVVGPLINERQIEKALEIIEQAKTDGIELAVEGKRVGNVLTPYVFVGADNNSKIAQTELFAPIATIIKAGSDQEAIDMANDTEYGLSSAVFTSDLEKGEKFALQIDSGMTHVNDQSVNDSPNIAFGGNKASGVGRFGNPWVVEEFTVTKWISIQKQYRKYPF, encoded by the coding sequence ATGAGTTTCGAAACGTTAAACAAAAGTTTTATCAACGGAAAATGGACTGGGGGAGAAAGCGGACGTACGGAGGACATTTTGAATCCGTATGACCAGTCTGTGATCACAACAGCATCTTTGGCAACGGGCAAACAGCTTGAGGATGCGTTTGACATTGCACAGAAAGCCCAAAAAGAGTGGGCCAAGAGCACGACGGAAGACCGAAAAGCCGTGCTGCAAAAAGCGCGCGGCTATTTACACGAAAACCGTGATGACATCATTATGATGATCGCCCGCGAAACTGGCGGAACGATCATTAAATCAACAATCGAGCTGGAACAAACGATTGCGATTTTAGATGAAGCCATGACGTATACTGGTGAATTAGGCGGCGTCAAAGAGGTGCCATCCGACATTGAAGGGAAAACCAATAAGATTTACCGCCTTCCGCTAGGTGTCATTTCATCGATTTCTCCATTTAATTTCCCAATGAATCTATCCATGAGATCCATTGCGCCCGCAATTGCGCTGGGTAACAGCGTTGTTCACAAGCCTGATATCCAAACTGCTATTTCCGGCGGGACCATCATTGCGAAAGCGTTTGAACACGCCGGTCTTCCTGCCGGTGTCCTTAACGTCATGCTGACGGATGTAAAGGAAATCGGGGACGGCATGCTCACCAATCCAATCCCGAGATTAATCAGCTTTACAGGGTCAACAGCAGTCGGGCGCCACATCGGTGAAATCGCCGGTCGCGCCTTCAAACGAATGGCACTTGAGCTCGGCGGCAACAATCCATTTGCCGTTCTTTCAGATGCGGATGTCGATCGTGCTGTGGATGCCGCGATTTTCGGAAAATTTATTCACCAGGGACAAATCTGTATGATTATCAACAGGATCATCGTTCATCAAGATGTATACGATGAGTTTGTAGAAAAATTCACCGCCCGTGTCAAACAGCTTCCGTACGGCGATCAAACCGATCCGAAAACCGTTGTCGGCCCGCTGATCAACGAGCGCCAAATCGAGAAAGCGCTGGAGATCATTGAGCAGGCAAAGACAGACGGCATTGAGCTTGCGGTTGAAGGAAAACGCGTCGGAAACGTGCTGACGCCGTACGTCTTTGTCGGTGCGGACAACAACAGCAAAATTGCCCAAACGGAGCTGTTTGCCCCAATCGCAACCATTATTAAAGCTGGCAGCGACCAGGAAGCGATTGACATGGCAAATGATACTGAATACGGCCTCAGCTCTGCGGTTTTCACTTCTGATTTAGAAAAAGGCGAAAAGTTCGCCCTGCAAATTGACAGCGGCATGACCCATGTCAACGACCAGTCCGTCAATGATTCGCCGAATATTGCCTTTGGCGGAAACAAAGCAAGCGGTGTCGGCCGTTTCGGCAATCCGTGGGTCGTCGAGGAATTTACCGTGACGAAATGGATTTCGATACAGAAGCAATACCGCAAATATCCGTTCTAA
- the gdnE gene encoding guanidinium exporter (Evidence 3: Putative function from multiple computational evidences; PubMedId: 10735877, 10931887, 15096624, 15849754, 16850406, 21317561; Product type t : transporter): MKKRMLDVLMLVIGAFFFALAVNLFAIPNDLGEGGVTGITLILYYLFQWSPGVTNFILNAFLLLIGYKFLDGKTTVYTIIAVAANSLFLHLTHGWSIPSDELIINTIFAGVFAGVGIGMIIRVGGTTAGSAILARIANKYLDWNISYALLFFDLIVVFSSYFIIGAEKMMFTIVMLYIGTKVMDFIIEGLNTKKAITVISENKSEIAEQVNTLMDRGVTILSGKGNYTGQSKEILYIVINKQELSMLKKIIRSCDKKAFVIVHDVRDVFGEGFVDISK; encoded by the coding sequence ATGAAAAAGAGAATGCTGGATGTACTTATGCTTGTGATTGGCGCTTTTTTCTTCGCGCTTGCGGTTAATTTATTTGCGATTCCCAATGATCTTGGGGAAGGCGGAGTCACTGGGATTACGCTGATTTTGTATTATCTGTTTCAATGGTCTCCTGGTGTCACGAACTTTATCTTAAATGCGTTTTTGCTTTTAATCGGCTACAAGTTTCTTGATGGAAAAACAACGGTTTATACGATCATTGCGGTTGCGGCAAATTCGCTTTTTCTTCATCTGACACATGGGTGGAGCATTCCGTCTGATGAATTGATCATTAATACGATTTTCGCAGGTGTATTTGCCGGAGTCGGGATCGGCATGATTATCCGGGTCGGCGGGACGACGGCCGGTTCCGCGATTCTGGCCAGAATTGCTAATAAATATTTAGACTGGAATATCAGCTATGCACTCTTGTTTTTTGATTTAATCGTAGTATTTAGCTCTTATTTTATTATTGGTGCAGAAAAAATGATGTTTACGATCGTGATGCTGTATATCGGTACCAAAGTGATGGACTTCATTATTGAAGGTTTGAATACGAAAAAAGCCATTACGGTCATTTCAGAAAATAAGAGTGAGATTGCAGAGCAGGTAAATACCTTGATGGATCGGGGCGTGACGATTTTATCAGGGAAGGGAAATTATACGGGCCAGTCAAAAGAGATTTTGTATATCGTCATTAACAAACAGGAGCTGTCTATGCTGAAAAAAATCATTAGAAGCTGCGACAAAAAAGCGTTTGTGATCGTACATGACGTACGCGATGTGTTTGGCGAAGGGTTTGTGGATATATCTAAATAA
- the yxkC gene encoding hypothetical protein (Evidence 4: Unknown function but conserved in other organisms; PubMedId: 12823818, 15033535) produces MRHKIITFILAVVVIIIIGNMIGGGGGSEATSKTSSSSKAETEKTYNIGDTVKTEKTEVTVTKVEDRDTVGTQYVEKKASEGGTIVAVQYTIKNVSKKPISSFSIPTVKLVDADGTSYDSDIDASVNYATETKVDNSKILSDLNPNIKVTGVKAFEVDKEAYAKGTWKLKFSNDVIVKIK; encoded by the coding sequence ATGCGACATAAAATCATTACGTTTATTCTCGCAGTTGTTGTCATCATTATTATCGGTAATATGATTGGCGGCGGAGGCGGCTCAGAAGCCACTTCCAAAACATCAAGCAGCAGCAAAGCAGAAACTGAAAAAACATACAATATCGGTGATACCGTAAAAACTGAAAAAACTGAAGTGACGGTTACGAAGGTAGAGGACAGAGATACTGTCGGTACTCAATATGTTGAAAAGAAAGCATCTGAGGGAGGTACAATTGTAGCTGTTCAATATACAATTAAAAACGTATCTAAAAAGCCGATTAGCTCTTTTTCAATTCCAACTGTTAAATTAGTTGATGCTGATGGTACTTCTTATGATTCTGATATTGATGCTTCTGTAAACTATGCAACTGAGACAAAAGTTGATAACTCTAAAATTTTGAGTGATCTAAATCCTAATATTAAAGTAACAGGTGTAAAAGCATTTGAAGTTGACAAGGAAGCTTATGCAAAAGGCACTTGGAAACTAAAATTCAGTAATGATGTTATTGTGAAAATCAAATAA